A section of the Lampris incognitus isolate fLamInc1 chromosome 8, fLamInc1.hap2, whole genome shotgun sequence genome encodes:
- the LOC130117287 gene encoding collagen alpha-1(XXV) chain-like codes for MNSRRHLRHIQKRGSTGLDGIPGPQGPKGNKGEQGQAGLTGPLGPPGTPGPRGPPGDIGKDGPRGPPGEQGLSGEKGVPGSLGNSAFDKLLQGPPGPPGPHGEPGSKGEPGESIRGGKGETGERGTPGTKGEQGLPGIDGLPGLVGEKGETGDRGDKEILTSPFPLAQPAAYLHH; via the exons atgaattcgcgccgccatcttcgacACATCCAGAAAAGA GGCTCCACAGGACTGGATGGAATACCT GGACCCCAAGGGCCCAAAGGAAACAAG ggggaacAGGGTCAGGCTGGGCTTACTGGACCCCTAGGACCTCCAGGTACTCCGGGTCCCAGAGGGCCCCCAGGGGACATAGGAAAAGACGGGCCCCGGGGACCTCCCGGGGAACAG GGTCTCTCTGGAGAGAAAGGCGTGCCAGGGTCCCTGGGCAACTCAGCTTTTGATAAACTACTACAG GGGCCTCCTGGTCCACCTGGCCCTCATGGAGAACCAGGGTCAAAG GGTGAACCAGGTGAATCAATAAGAGGGGGAaagggagagacaggagagagaggaacTCCAGGAACAAAG GGAGAACAAGGACTGCCTGGGATCGAT ggtCTTCCTGGTCTGGTTGGGGAGAAGGGAGAGACTGGAGACAGAGGAGACAAG GAAATCCTGACTAGCCCATTTCCACTGGCCCAGCCAGCTGCCTATTTACATCACTGA